Genomic segment of Nostoc commune NIES-4072:
GGCACCGCCTGGTTATGCCCACTCTGGTTTAGGATTTACAAGTTTCGTCTGTTTAACTCATCCTCAAAACATTGGTAGTGTCAGTTTGCGTTCCCCCGACCCCAAAGACACACCGATGATTCAAATGAACTTTCTCCAAAGTGAAACTGATGTACAAAAGTTAGTTGTCGGGATTAAATTACTCCGTAACTTGTTCGGTGCAAGTGCTTTGGATGAGTTTCGCGGTAAGGAAATCGCTCCGGGTGCTGACAAGCAGAGTGATGCAGCACTCGAAGCTTACATTCGGGACACTTGCAGCACTGTGTGGCATCCGGTTGGCACTTGCAAAATGGGCATTGACCCAATGGCAGTGGTCGATCCTGAGTTGCGAGTACATGGGGTTGAGGGATTGCGAGTTGTTGATGCCTCCATCATGCCAACAATCACCACGGGAAATACGAACGCACCGACCATCATGATTGGTGAGAAAGCAGCAGATTTAATTAAAGCGGAGAGGTGCAAGCCTTCGGCGGTCAGCTCTTATCTGGCGTAACAATCCTCACCAAGAACCCGAACGGTCTGATTGTCCATATTGCAATTCATCATCGCCCCCTCAGTGCCGTACTCTGTTTCTCTATCGAGATACGTGACCGTCTGAAGAGCAAGATCAAGCCGGACTATTTCTACGCAGGAAAGTAGGGCTACTTCTGTCCATCCCTAGTTCCATCAATTCGTTGCAGACAGCAAAGGAGAGTTTCGTGATGCAATATGACTACATTGTAATTGGTGCAGGGTCAGCAGGCTGCGTAGTCGCCAATCGTCTCACAGAAGACCCAGAAATCACTGTACTGTTGCTCGAAGCGGGCAATCCAGCGACGAAACCGGAAATCCAAATCCCAGCAGAATGCGTCAATCTAATTGGCACTGAAGTGGACTGGGGCTATCTCTCCGAACCAGAACCGTATCTGAACAACCGCAAGATCCTTTGTTCCCGTGGCAAAGTCGTAGGGGGCAGCAGTTCGATTAATTTCATGCTCTATGTTCGAGGCAATCCTCACGATTACGATCGCTGGCAGGAATTAGGAAATCCCGGTTGGAGTTACGAGGATGTCTTACCCTATTTTAAAAAATCCGAGCACCAGCAGCGCGGTGCTGATGCCTATCACAGTGTAGATGGAGCGTTAAGCGTGAGCGATCTGATTGCGCCTGCTCCAATTTCTCACCGATTTGTAGAGGCGTGTGTTGCAGCAGGCTATGACTATAATCCTGATTTCAACGCCAAGCAGCAGTCAGGAGCAGGATTTTATCAACACACTATCAAGGACGGTAAACGGCACAGTGCTGCGGCTGCTTTCCTTTTGCCCATTGTCGGGCGTTCTAATTTGACCCTTACAACTGGGGTGTTGGTGACTCGATTGTTGTTTGAGGGTACTCGCGCGGTTGGCGTAGAATATCTGCATGAGGGAATGCTGCACCAAATTAGAGTCAATAAAGAAGTGATTTTAAGTGCGGGTGCATTCGATTCGCCTAAACTTTTAATGCTTTCCGGGATTGGCAATGCCTCACAGTTACAGGCATTGGGGATTTCTGTCGTATTAGATTTGCAGGGAGTGGGTCAAAACCTGCAAGATCACATTCTGGTTCCTGTGGTCTATCAGTCAATTCAGGATCTACACTTTGCTAGCACGAGTAGTATCGGAGAAGCTGGACTGTACTTACATAGCGAAGGCAACTCAGAGATTGCACCTGATTTACAGTTTTTCTTCGCTCCTGTCCAGTTCTTGCCGCTTGGCTATCCTGCTGCTGCTTTTGGGTTCACGGATGTTGTCTCTTTGACCCGTCTGCAAAATCGTGGCAGTGTGAGTTTGCGCTCATCTGATCCGCAAGACACCCCCATGATTCAGATGAACTATCTGCAAAGTGAAGCCGATGTGCAAAAGTTAGTCGCTGCAACTAAACTAGCACGCCAATTGTTTCAGATGAATCATTTTGATGAGTTTCGTGGTGCAGAAATTGCTCCGGGTGCTGAGGTTCAGAGTGATGAAGCACTCGTTGCTTATATTCGCAACAATTGCAGCACAGTGTGGCATCCGGTTGGCACTTGCAAAATGGGCAATGACCACATGGCAGTGGTCGATCCTGAACTACGAGTACATGGAATTGAAGGGTTACGAGTTGTAGATGCCTCCATCATGCCCACCATCACGACCGGAAATACCAACGCACCCACCATCATGATTGGTGAGAAGGCAGCAGATTTAATTAAAGCAGGTCGCACAGCACGAACGGTTCTCAGCAAATCTAACGTCCAAAATCCGGCGTATTCATCTATTTAGAAACGAGCGATTGTCTTTGATTAATCTCAGATTATCATACCTGTTGAGCGTTTATCGGTGGATGTTAGGCAAACAGAACACTCGACCTTTGTAAAGGAATACACAATGGCACTGATTACAACACCATTTGGACGACATTCCACCGCCGCCGAGGTCGTAGAAGCAATTGATCTTTCCGGCAAGTGGGCGATCGTTACGGGAGCCGCATCGGGCATCGGCTTAGAAACGGCGCGGGCACTGGCTCAAACTGGAGCGATCGTTACACTAGCTGTGCGTAATACCGATGCTGGAGCGCAAGTCGCGGCTGACATTATGGCTACTACTGGGAACCGGAATATTCATGTTGCTTTGCTTGATTTAAGCGATCGCAACTCAATTGCCAAGTTCATTGCTGCCTGGCGTGAGCCGCTGCACATCCTCGTTAATAATGCAGGGGTAATGGCACTGCCCGAACAGCGCACACCCGAAGGCTGGGAGATGCAATTTGCCACTAACTATCTCGGACACTTTGCCCTAGCGCTCGGACTATACGACGCTCTCGCTGCCGAGGGTGCCGCCCGTATCGTATTGGTTAGCTCTAGCGGACACCTGATGTCGCCCATTGTGTTCGATGATATTCACTTCATGTTCCGTCCTTACGAACCGTGGTTGGCGTATGGACAGTCCAAAACCGCAAGTATCCTATTTGCTGTGGGTGCTACTGCGCGCTGGTTCAAGGATGGTATTACCGCTAATGCCCTGATGCCTGGGGCGATCGCAACCAACCTCCAGCGTCATACGGGCGGTCTTAGAACCCCACCTGAGCGGCAGAAGACAATAACGCAGGGTGCGGCAACTTCCGTTCTGTTGGCAACATCTCCGTTACTAAAGGGCGTTGGCGGACGCTATTTCGAGGACTGCAATGAAGCCACTCTCGTCACCAATGGGAACGGCTATCTGAGCGGAGTTGCCCCCTACGCCCTGAATCCAGACAATGCCGATCGGCTCTGGGATGAATCGTTGCGCCTGCTCGCTTGACCTGGCAGTAACAGTGAGCTTCACGCTGTTGATAAACGAATTGCCGGTCGTAAGCCTGCCAGCCTTTCGTCCATCACTTAAAAGGAAAACTCAAAACTATGAATTCACAAACAGCTCAAACCACCACTACTACTGACGAGTCGGCAATCCGTGCTTTCCATCGCCAGATGATTGATGCTTGGAATCGAGGTAGCGGCGAAGGCTTCGCTGCCCCATTCAGCGAAACTGCCGATTTCATCACGTTCGAGGGTACGCATCTCAAGGGTCGAAAAGAAATCGCTGCATTTCATCAGCAAGCGTTCGACACAGTTGTTAAAGGAACACGTTTGGAGGGTGAGGTGGATTTTGTCCGCTTCGTGAACTCGCAACTCGCGCTCATGCTCGTAGTTATCAGGGTAATACTGCCCGGACAAACTGAAACTTCACCGTCACGAGATTCGCTGCCACTATACGTCGTAACCAAAGGCGACGAAGGTTGGCAGATCGAAGGGTTGCTCAATACCCGGAAGTTAACGCTAGAACGTCAATTCTTTTTAGACGACTTTGACTTACTGAGCGTAGAGGCTCAACGTCAAGTGACCGACCTTGTTTCAAGTCTCAAGCAGCCTCATTAAGCAGATCAATCAAAGGTGATGTAAGGAATGGCACGCTTGTTAAGATACAAAAGGCGATCGCCCTTACTCCCCAATATCGGCTGACTATTCTTCCTGCTGACTCCACTCTCTATTAACAACTTACCGCTTTAAACCCAACAATCCAAGGATTAGCATAATGAGAAAACTAGAAGGAAAAATCGCCCTTGTCACGGGTGGCAACAGTGGTATAGGTCTTGCCACAGCCAAACAGTTTGTTGCTGAAGGTGCCTATGTCTACATCACGGGTCGTCGCCAAGTCGAACTGGATGCTGCTGTCGAAGCCATTGGTAAAAATGTTACGGCTGTGCAGAGCGATGTTTCTAACCTGGCAGACCTGGATCGTCTGTTTGCCACCATTAAGCAAGAACAAGAACACCTTGATATCATCTTCGCTAATGCTGGCGGTGGACAAATTGCCCCACTTGGAGCAATCACTGAGGAACACTTTGACAAAACATTCAACGTAAACGTCAAAGGTTTGCTGTTCACCGTACAAAAGGCACTGCCACTGTTGCCAGAGGGCGCTTCTATTATCCTGAATGCTTCGATTACTTCTATAAAAGGTACGCCAGCTTTCAGTGTTTACAGCGCCACCAAAGCCGCCGTGAGATCATTTGCTCGGAATTGGATACTCGACCTCAGAGAACGCAAGATTCGGGTGAATGCCATTAGCCCTGGTGTGGTTCCGACTCCTGGTTACGATCATTTAGGACTGAATGACCAGCAGTTGCAAGAATTCGTGGACAGCCAAGCTGTCACTATTCCATTAGGGCGAGTCGGCACACCCGATGAGATTGCCAAAGCGGTTGTTTTTCTGGCTTCAGATGACAGTAGCTTTGTGAACGGCATTGAGTTGTTTGTTGATGGCGGTATGGCACAGATTTGAAGTCCAAAAGGAGTTAAAGATGAAGCTTATCTCTGTTAATGTTGGCCTGCCGCGTGAAGTGACCTGGAAAGGAAAAGTCGTCCGCACTGGAATTTTCAAAGAGCCAGTTAATTCGAGAGTGATGGTGCGTGAACTCAATTTAGATGGCGATCGCCAAGCGGATCTCACCGTTCATGGCGGAGTTGACAAAGCAGTTTATGTCTATCCCTTTGAGCATTACGACTACTGGCGAGATGAATTGCCTGACACAGAGTTAACGCCAGGAATCTTTGGTGAAAATTTCACAGTTACAGGATTGAGAGAAGAAGAATTAAATATTGGCGTTAGCGAAGCGGCTCCTTTGGAGCATCGCTTTAAAATCGGCAGTGTGGAACTAATGGTGACTCAACCGCGCTTACCCTGCTACAAACTAGGGATTCGCTTTGGGCGATCGGATATGGTAAAACGATTTCTCGCCAGTCGTCGCACCGGATTTTACTTTCGGGTTTTGCAAGAGGGCGAAGTGGTCGCTGGAGACACTTTAGAGTTGATGAGTCGAGATACCAACAATATTACTGTTGCTGATATCACTCAGCTTTATGTGCGTGACCAAAACAATCCAGAGTTACTGCATCGTGCTGCTCAACTTGAAGCCTTACCCGAAAGCTGGCGGGACTACTTTCAGGAGCAAATTCGTCGTCAGGATGTGAGATAGATCGACCTGTCGTAAAACGCCATCATGTCACTTTTATCACTTATAAGGAGTAATCCTATGACGACATATCGCACAGTTTCCATCGATGGTTTAGATATCTTCTACCGTGAAGCGGGTTCCCGTGATAATCCAACGATTTTGCTATTGCACGGATTCCCAACGTCATCTCACATGTTCCGTAATCTCATACCAGCACTTGCTGATAAATTCCATCTCGTTGCACCTGATTATCCTGGCTACGGCAACAGTTCGATGCCAACTATAAATGAGTTTGATTACACGTTTGATCGCTTGGCACAGATTGTGGAAAAATTCATTTCTGCGATCGCTCTCAAAAAGTATAGCCTTTATGTGATGGATTATGGTGCGCCGATTGGCTATCGGATTGCCGCTAAATATCCAGAGCGCGTGCAATCTCTGATTGTTCAAAATGGCAATGCTTACGAGGAAGGTCTACGCGAATTCTGGGAGCCGATTAAGGCATACTGGCAAGAGCGATCGCCTGAAAATGCTGAAAAGCTCAAATATCTTGTCAGCTTAGAAGCGACGAAGTGGCAATATACCAATGGTGTTCGCAATTTAGAAGCGATCAGCCCCGATACCTGGACTATCGATCAACATTTCCTTGATCGCCCCGGAAACGGTGAGATTCAACTGGCACTGCTGTATAGCTATGGTACGAATCCACCACTTTATCCCCAATGGCAGGAGTATTTCCGCCAGCATCAACCACCGACGCTAATTGTTTGGGGCAAGAACGACTACATCTTTCCTGCTGACGGTGCTTATCCCTACCAGCGTGACTTGAAAGACGTTGAGTTCCATCTACTCGATACTGGACATTTTGCCCTGGAAGAGGATGGGGATGCGATCGCAGACCATATTGCTCAATTTCTCGCCTCACGACTGCAACCCGTCTCTGTCTAATTAAGTGTAAAAGTTGCTGGGCGATCGCTCAAAATGTCTAAGGAGTAATGGCATGACCACATTTGGCACAGTTTCGATCAATGGTTTAGATATCTTTTACCGAGAAGCTGGTTCCCGCAGTAATCCGACAATTCTGCTGTTGCACGGCTTTCCAACCTCCTCTCACATGTTTCGCAACTTGATATCTGCCTTAGCCGATCGCTTCCATCTTGTTGCCCCTGATTATCCAGGTTTTGGCTATAGTTCCATGCCCACGGTGGACGAGTTTGATTACACCTTCGATCATCTTACCGAAGTAATGGCAGGCTTTATCGCTGCGATCGGATTAAACCGCTATAGTCTTTACCTGATGGATTATGGCGCTCCGATTGGCTATCGCCTGGCAACGCAGCATCCTGAGCAGATTGAGACGCTGATTGTGCAAAATGGCAATGCCTACGAGGAGGGACTCGGTGATTTCTGGGAGCCTATGCGCGCTTTTTGGCAGAATAAGACACCTGAAAATGGCGATCGCGTGCGACAGGCTTTGACAAGCAAGGGCACAAAATGGTATTATACCACTGGAGTTAGGAATCTAGAAAACCTCAATCCCGATACTTGGACTCTGGATCAAGCACTCCTCGATCGCCCTGGCAATATAGATATTCAATTGGCATTAAAATACGACTACCAGTCCAATGTGCGGTTATATCCACAATGGCAAGCTTACTTGCGCCAATATCAACCACCGACGCTAATTGTATGGGGCAAAAATGACCAGGGATTTTTAGTCGAGGGAGCTTATGCCTACAAACGCGACTTAAAAAACCTGGAGCTTCATTTGTTTGATACAGGGCACTTTGCTCTGGAAGAAGATGGGGACGCGATCGCTGACCATATTCACCGTTTTCTGACGACTCACGTTGTAGAGAACACCAAGCTAACCACCAGTAACAAATAGTTTTGGCTCTTAAACGATGTCAATAAAAAGTGATTGTTATTACTACAATTACTACTGATCAAGCAACAGTGTTAAATCAATTAACTTAACAGTGCCATCTCAACAGATTGTTTATAAGTTATTAAAGGAGAATGTCATGGTTGCTCAAGCAAACTCGCAAACAGCAAAAATTTTGGAAGTTGCCGATGATCCACGTCTTTCCAAAGGAACGAAGGAATTTTTGAAATTGCTAAATTCAGGGGGTGTGGCGCTGGAGAAACTCACTCCAATCGAAGCACGTCAAGTTCTTGCGGATGCACAAGCTTCTGTTTCAGTAGACCTTTCAGGCATTGAGGAGTCCCAAAAGACGATTACTGCTGATGGTTATTCAATTACCCTCAATATTGTACGACCTGAAGGTGTCAAAGGCACATTACCTGTTTTCATCTTTATTCATGGTGGTGGTTGGGTGCTGGGTGATTACCCAACACACAAGCGCATGGTTCGCGATCTGGTTGTGCTTTCAGGGTTTGCAGGTGTCTTTGTCAACTACACTCGCACGCCAGATGCTCAGTACCCACAGGCAATCAATGAGATTTATGCTGCGACCAAATGGGTTGCCGAGCATGGTGAAGAGATTGGGGTGGATGGCAAGAATTTGGCAGTCGTTGGCAACAGTGTCGGCGGTAACATGACAACTGTCACTGCTTTGAAGGCAAAAGAAAAAGGAGGGCCACACATCAAGCTGCAAATCCTGATGTGGCCCATTGTAGATGCTGATTTTGAAACGAATTCTTATCACCAATTTGGCGATCAGCGTTTTCTGACAGTACCAACGATGAAGTGGATGTATGATATGTACATCGCTGACCCAGAAAAGCGCAAAGACATCCATGCTTCTCCCCTACAGGCGACGCTTGAGCAACTCAAAGGCTTGCCTCCGGCGTTAATTGTGGTTGCAGAGAGCGATATCTTGCATGACGAGGGCACAGCCTATGGACGCAAGCTCGATGAAGCTGGTGTCGAGGTGACAACAGTGCAATACAACGGTATGATTCATGACTTCGGACTGCTCAATGGTTTAGCCGAACTGCCAGAAGTCCGCTCTCTATTTGTTCAAGCTGCTGCCCAATTGAAGAAATATCTGCAATAGGATGCGATCAATGTTTTTGGGGAAAGGAAAAGACGCTCTTCCATCGCTTTGCTGCTTACCGAGTTAGCGTAGGGGAAAAGGGTAAAGCAGAATAATGCACACGCTTGTTAAGACACAGCCCTTGCCGTGACTGGAACAAGCGTCCAGGCTAGGAACTAATTCTGAGAGCCTCCGCCTCCAAAGGGTTGATGAGAGGCAGAGCCTCTCGAAATACATTCCCAGCCTACAGGCTGGGAACGAGGTGAAACAAGACTTTCGGCTTATCTTAGTGCCATTTGATCGTAATACAAACTACTCTCAGGTAATTACCTGCTATGAACAGCCACACACCGAGCGCTAGGGACATTATCGGATCATCACCGTTGATTGCGATCGAAAACGAAGCACTACCCAAGCTGATTGTCGATCCACCGCTTCCCGAACCGCTAGCACAGGGTCGCGTTTTTATCCAGTACCGGACGGAGAATTTGCGTGTGTTGCCAGTGTTCGGCAAAGGTGCCCTCGAAGTATCGCCGCGCATCGGTCATATCCACATCACCGTTGACGATTTGCCGTGGCACTTTGTAGATGCCAGTGGGGAAACGATCATCCTGGTCGGACTGGAACCTGGCGTACACAAGGTGCTGATTGAACTAGCTGACCCCACACACAAAGTAATCACTAGCGAAACTGTGGAGTTCACGCTGCCCGATCTTAAGAAATCATCATCAAAGAACTAGACGGAAAAATCGCAGTTGTGACGGGGGCATCTAACTGCTTTTGAGGTAATTCAGCCGCCACGCACTTACAGCCGAATTCAGAATCCAAAAGTAAAACAGGGTTTATACCTGGCTTTGGGACTTAGTTTGTATCTTTACCAAATTGAAATATGCTGTAATTTTAATCCAATCATGCTGAAGTGATCGCCATTTTAC
This window contains:
- a CDS encoding alpha/beta fold hydrolase, which translates into the protein MTTFGTVSINGLDIFYREAGSRSNPTILLLHGFPTSSHMFRNLISALADRFHLVAPDYPGFGYSSMPTVDEFDYTFDHLTEVMAGFIAAIGLNRYSLYLMDYGAPIGYRLATQHPEQIETLIVQNGNAYEEGLGDFWEPMRAFWQNKTPENGDRVRQALTSKGTKWYYTTGVRNLENLNPDTWTLDQALLDRPGNIDIQLALKYDYQSNVRLYPQWQAYLRQYQPPTLIVWGKNDQGFLVEGAYAYKRDLKNLELHLFDTGHFALEEDGDAIADHIHRFLTTHVVENTKLTTSNK
- a CDS encoding GMC family oxidoreductase; protein product: MQYDYIVIGAGSAGCVVANRLTEDPEITVLLLEAGNPATKPEIQIPAECVNLIGTEVDWGYLSEPEPYLNNRKILCSRGKVVGGSSSINFMLYVRGNPHDYDRWQELGNPGWSYEDVLPYFKKSEHQQRGADAYHSVDGALSVSDLIAPAPISHRFVEACVAAGYDYNPDFNAKQQSGAGFYQHTIKDGKRHSAAAAFLLPIVGRSNLTLTTGVLVTRLLFEGTRAVGVEYLHEGMLHQIRVNKEVILSAGAFDSPKLLMLSGIGNASQLQALGISVVLDLQGVGQNLQDHILVPVVYQSIQDLHFASTSSIGEAGLYLHSEGNSEIAPDLQFFFAPVQFLPLGYPAAAFGFTDVVSLTRLQNRGSVSLRSSDPQDTPMIQMNYLQSEADVQKLVAATKLARQLFQMNHFDEFRGAEIAPGAEVQSDEALVAYIRNNCSTVWHPVGTCKMGNDHMAVVDPELRVHGIEGLRVVDASIMPTITTGNTNAPTIMIGEKAADLIKAGRTARTVLSKSNVQNPAYSSI
- a CDS encoding DUF6130 family protein, yielding MNSHTPSARDIIGSSPLIAIENEALPKLIVDPPLPEPLAQGRVFIQYRTENLRVLPVFGKGALEVSPRIGHIHITVDDLPWHFVDASGETIILVGLEPGVHKVLIELADPTHKVITSETVEFTLPDLKKSSSKN
- a CDS encoding SgcJ/EcaC family oxidoreductase — encoded protein: MNSQTAQTTTTTDESAIRAFHRQMIDAWNRGSGEGFAAPFSETADFITFEGTHLKGRKEIAAFHQQAFDTVVKGTRLEGEVDFVRFVNSQLALMLVVIRVILPGQTETSPSRDSLPLYVVTKGDEGWQIEGLLNTRKLTLERQFFLDDFDLLSVEAQRQVTDLVSSLKQPH
- a CDS encoding glucose 1-dehydrogenase, which encodes MRKLEGKIALVTGGNSGIGLATAKQFVAEGAYVYITGRRQVELDAAVEAIGKNVTAVQSDVSNLADLDRLFATIKQEQEHLDIIFANAGGGQIAPLGAITEEHFDKTFNVNVKGLLFTVQKALPLLPEGASIILNASITSIKGTPAFSVYSATKAAVRSFARNWILDLRERKIRVNAISPGVVPTPGYDHLGLNDQQLQEFVDSQAVTIPLGRVGTPDEIAKAVVFLASDDSSFVNGIELFVDGGMAQI
- a CDS encoding SDR family NAD(P)-dependent oxidoreductase, with the translated sequence MALITTPFGRHSTAAEVVEAIDLSGKWAIVTGAASGIGLETARALAQTGAIVTLAVRNTDAGAQVAADIMATTGNRNIHVALLDLSDRNSIAKFIAAWREPLHILVNNAGVMALPEQRTPEGWEMQFATNYLGHFALALGLYDALAAEGAARIVLVSSSGHLMSPIVFDDIHFMFRPYEPWLAYGQSKTASILFAVGATARWFKDGITANALMPGAIATNLQRHTGGLRTPPERQKTITQGAATSVLLATSPLLKGVGGRYFEDCNEATLVTNGNGYLSGVAPYALNPDNADRLWDESLRLLA
- a CDS encoding alpha/beta fold hydrolase; protein product: MTTYRTVSIDGLDIFYREAGSRDNPTILLLHGFPTSSHMFRNLIPALADKFHLVAPDYPGYGNSSMPTINEFDYTFDRLAQIVEKFISAIALKKYSLYVMDYGAPIGYRIAAKYPERVQSLIVQNGNAYEEGLREFWEPIKAYWQERSPENAEKLKYLVSLEATKWQYTNGVRNLEAISPDTWTIDQHFLDRPGNGEIQLALLYSYGTNPPLYPQWQEYFRQHQPPTLIVWGKNDYIFPADGAYPYQRDLKDVEFHLLDTGHFALEEDGDAIADHIAQFLASRLQPVSV
- a CDS encoding MOSC domain-containing protein → MKLISVNVGLPREVTWKGKVVRTGIFKEPVNSRVMVRELNLDGDRQADLTVHGGVDKAVYVYPFEHYDYWRDELPDTELTPGIFGENFTVTGLREEELNIGVSEAAPLEHRFKIGSVELMVTQPRLPCYKLGIRFGRSDMVKRFLASRRTGFYFRVLQEGEVVAGDTLELMSRDTNNITVADITQLYVRDQNNPELLHRAAQLEALPESWRDYFQEQIRRQDVR
- a CDS encoding alpha/beta hydrolase, which codes for MVAQANSQTAKILEVADDPRLSKGTKEFLKLLNSGGVALEKLTPIEARQVLADAQASVSVDLSGIEESQKTITADGYSITLNIVRPEGVKGTLPVFIFIHGGGWVLGDYPTHKRMVRDLVVLSGFAGVFVNYTRTPDAQYPQAINEIYAATKWVAEHGEEIGVDGKNLAVVGNSVGGNMTTVTALKAKEKGGPHIKLQILMWPIVDADFETNSYHQFGDQRFLTVPTMKWMYDMYIADPEKRKDIHASPLQATLEQLKGLPPALIVVAESDILHDEGTAYGRKLDEAGVEVTTVQYNGMIHDFGLLNGLAELPEVRSLFVQAAAQLKKYLQ